The Sneathiella sp. P13V-1 genome includes a window with the following:
- the hpt gene encoding hypoxanthine phosphoribosyltransferase — protein MADKKPNIEVLFSSADIERRNKELAEQIASDMGEDLLVIAVLKGSFVFAADLIRELHHAGVRPQIDFMALSSYGDKQISSGTVVITRDIVDTVKGRRVLLIDDILESGRTMAFAQQELLDRGAEMVRTCLMLDKKGKRIVDFEADFVGFDCPDKFVIGYGLDYAHYYRELPYIGHITDA, from the coding sequence ATGGCCGATAAAAAGCCAAATATTGAAGTACTTTTTTCCAGCGCTGATATTGAGCGACGCAATAAAGAACTGGCTGAGCAGATTGCCTCTGACATGGGTGAAGATCTTCTGGTGATTGCGGTTCTGAAAGGCAGTTTTGTTTTTGCCGCGGATCTGATCCGCGAATTACACCACGCAGGCGTTCGTCCGCAAATCGATTTTATGGCGCTGTCTTCCTACGGCGACAAACAGATCAGCAGCGGTACCGTTGTGATCACCCGTGATATTGTGGATACCGTCAAAGGCCGACGTGTTCTGCTGATTGATGATATTCTGGAATCGGGCCGGACAATGGCTTTTGCCCAGCAGGAGCTTCTGGATCGAGGCGCTGAAATGGTGCGTACATGTCTGATGCTTGATAAAAAAGGCAAACGCATTGTAGATTTCGAAGCAGATTTCGTCGGTTTCGACTGTCCTGACAAATTTGTCATTGGCTATGGCCTGGATTATGCGCACTATTATCGTGAATTGCCGTATATCGGACATATCACTGACGCCTAA
- a CDS encoding zinc-ribbon domain-containing protein, translated as MILTCSSCSTRYSINAASIGPEGRMVKCAKCGHKWREFPPEDAPITLDEPVVDDAPAPEPREEVAPAPEAGMSIEEMTRATKPRPRPKPEPKKRSWLGWLIFLIILGGLGAGAYYGRNFVVQIMPGTASLYHSLKLDVKTANTLGLEIRNVQNTSVEENGVIRLTVTGEIVNITSEERPIPRIAIQLVDSEGLHVYSWQAKPKAEKVGPWEKVEFSSSMNQPPAEAKHIKANLIAPRKAVTDDKQ; from the coding sequence ATGATATTAACTTGTTCCTCCTGTTCAACGCGTTATTCGATTAATGCGGCTTCCATCGGCCCGGAAGGACGGATGGTGAAATGCGCCAAGTGTGGTCACAAATGGCGGGAGTTTCCGCCTGAAGATGCGCCAATTACTCTGGATGAACCTGTTGTAGACGACGCACCAGCGCCGGAACCTAGGGAAGAGGTTGCCCCCGCGCCAGAAGCAGGGATGAGTATCGAGGAGATGACACGGGCGACGAAACCGCGCCCGCGCCCCAAGCCTGAGCCAAAGAAGCGTAGCTGGCTTGGATGGTTGATCTTCCTGATAATTCTGGGCGGTCTTGGGGCTGGCGCCTATTATGGACGTAATTTTGTTGTTCAGATCATGCCTGGCACAGCGTCCCTTTATCATTCGTTGAAACTGGATGTAAAAACAGCCAATACGTTGGGTCTGGAAATTCGAAATGTCCAGAATACATCAGTTGAAGAAAATGGTGTTATCCGCCTGACAGTGACGGGTGAAATCGTCAACATCACCAGTGAAGAGCGCCCAATCCCGCGCATTGCAATCCAGTTGGTCGATTCGGAGGGACTGCATGTCTATAGCTGGCAGGCTAAACCAAAAGCTGAGAAGGTTGGCCCTTGGGAGAAAGTTGAATTTTCTTCAAGCATGAACCAGCCGCCGGCTGAAGCCAAACATATTAAAGCGAATTTGATTGCACCAAGAAAAGCGGTCACAGACGATAAACAATAG